A single genomic interval of Argopecten irradians isolate NY chromosome 8, Ai_NY, whole genome shotgun sequence harbors:
- the LOC138329458 gene encoding fibrinogen-like protein A, whose product MDTYGGPWTVIQNRQDGTVDFYRNWTEYQTGFGDLDGEFWAGLNIIHLLTQNGPILRINLMSWKNDTQYAEYQDFRVGDESSKYLLSVSGFSGNVSYDAMEYSDGFQFSTYDNDNDVVGYICAVDSHGAWWYGGCSFSNLNGRYVQDTGADSRSMFWYSFYSGRNAVPMMRSRMMVKHPCV is encoded by the exons ATGGACACATACGGAGGGCCATGGACA GTGATACAGAACAGACAGGACGGTACTGTAGACTTTTACCGGAACTGGACGGAATATCAGACAGGATTTGGTGACTTAGACGGGGAATTCTGGGCAG gTCTGAACATAATACACCTCCTAACCCAGAACGGTCCCATCCTTCGTATCAATCTGATGTCCTGGAAGAATGATACACAGTACGCCGAGTACCAGGACTTCCGTGTGGGGGACGAGTCATCGAAGTACCTACTGTCGGTATCGGGATTCTCCGGGAATGTCTCAT ATGATGCTATGGAGTACAGTGACGGTTTCCAGTTCTCTACCTACGACAATGACAATGACGTGGTAGGATATATTTGTGCTGTAGACAGTCACGGCGCCTGGTGGTACGGAGGCTGTAGTTTTAGTAATCTGAACGGGCGGTACGTACAGGATACTGGGGCCGATTCGAGGTCGATGTTTTGGTACAGTTTCTACTCTGGCCGGAATGCCGTACCTATGATGAGGTCCAGAATGATGGTGAAACATCCCTGTGTTTAA